The proteins below are encoded in one region of Amycolatopsis magusensis:
- a CDS encoding GGDEF domain-containing protein, whose protein sequence is MEGERTQPGWGPFGVFAVGRWRLWRLPDRFLVGYVLAVDLTALTGAAVAFHALPVPERDWRPFWILIACCVVYVEVSRSIERSRAEFLDGPHIDLNSVWMFAAALLLHPGLAAVVIAVSYAYRWLRVRHREVYRQTFSAAASIVAAYLANLVPFVPHELAIFVAALLYGLSNTALITFAVHRSRPGTRLRDALFSPPEYALEASTIALGVLLAWALVDWPPMLVLIMGVTLVLHRSTLVQQLREQADADGKTGLLNAVRWTEIATSELARGRRRGMPASVLMLDLDHFKVINDRHGHLVGDKVLLAVAAALRAEVRSADVLARFGGEEFVILLPGTNRFDAVTIAERIRHRVAALTIPVAGGEIGITISIGVAAQPRDGQTLEPLLLAADRALYVAKEAGRDRVRTMP, encoded by the coding sequence GTGGAGGGGGAGCGGACCCAGCCCGGCTGGGGGCCGTTCGGGGTGTTCGCCGTCGGTCGATGGCGGCTGTGGCGTCTGCCCGATCGGTTCCTCGTCGGCTATGTGCTCGCGGTCGATCTGACCGCGCTCACCGGCGCGGCCGTGGCGTTCCACGCGCTGCCGGTGCCCGAGCGCGACTGGCGCCCGTTCTGGATCCTGATCGCGTGCTGCGTGGTCTACGTCGAGGTGTCGCGCTCGATCGAACGCAGCCGCGCCGAATTCCTCGACGGCCCGCACATCGACCTCAACTCGGTGTGGATGTTCGCCGCGGCGCTGCTGCTGCACCCGGGGCTGGCCGCGGTGGTCATCGCGGTCTCGTACGCCTACCGCTGGCTGCGGGTGCGCCACCGCGAGGTCTACCGGCAGACCTTCAGCGCCGCCGCCTCGATCGTGGCGGCGTACCTGGCGAACCTGGTGCCGTTCGTGCCCCATGAGCTGGCGATCTTCGTCGCCGCGCTGCTCTACGGGCTGAGCAACACCGCCCTGATCACCTTCGCCGTCCACCGCAGCCGCCCGGGCACGCGCCTGCGCGACGCCCTGTTCTCCCCGCCGGAGTACGCGCTCGAAGCGTCGACGATCGCGCTCGGCGTGCTCCTGGCCTGGGCGCTGGTGGACTGGCCGCCGATGCTGGTGCTGATCATGGGGGTGACGCTGGTGCTGCACCGGAGCACGCTGGTCCAGCAGTTGCGCGAACAAGCCGACGCCGACGGGAAGACCGGCCTGCTCAACGCGGTGCGCTGGACCGAGATCGCCACCAGCGAACTCGCCCGCGGGCGACGGCGGGGCATGCCGGCGAGCGTGCTGATGCTGGATCTTGACCACTTCAAGGTCATCAACGACCGGCACGGCCACCTCGTCGGGGACAAGGTCCTACTCGCCGTCGCCGCGGCGCTGCGGGCCGAGGTACGCAGCGCAGACGTACTCGCCCGGTTCGGCGGTGAGGAATTCGTGATCCTGCTGCCCGGCACCAACCGATTCGACGCCGTCACCATCGCCGAACGCATCCGGCACCGGGTGGCGGCGCTGACCATTCCGGTGGCCGGTGGGGAAATCGGCATCACGATCTCGATCGGCGTGGCCGCGCAACCGCGGGACGGGCAGACGCTGGAGCCCTTGTTGCTGGCGGCGGATCGGGCGTTGTACGTGGCGAAAGAGGCGGGGCGGGATCGGGTTCGGACGATGCCTTGA